The Methanohalophilus levihalophilus genome has a segment encoding these proteins:
- a CDS encoding DUF1638 domain-containing protein: protein MPVLTLICCRMFEDEVVHLLEEDPLITDITVIENDESEGIQRKLEASGVHHHLAPLESLSPDDFNKMGFHVVVQMLEFALHAVPAKLKDEVYANIEKFTPFSNGILLFYGLCGNILRDVEKDFEDHKCRVAILKEPNGEIIDDCIGAVLGGRDAYLQTLKSFNGEGTFFLTPMWAANWRDMLVSSGFGKDPNDIETSRFVFETVGYVHVAKVETGLHYEKDFDAQVNEFAELFEFDIMNIPASLSTLKACYANVRDAVLEG from the coding sequence TTGCCTGTATTAACCCTTATTTGCTGCAGGATGTTTGAAGACGAAGTTGTACATCTTCTGGAAGAAGACCCACTGATTACTGACATTACTGTTATTGAAAATGATGAATCTGAAGGAATACAGCGAAAGCTGGAAGCTTCAGGCGTCCATCACCATCTCGCGCCATTGGAATCACTCAGCCCTGATGATTTCAACAAAATGGGATTCCATGTAGTGGTTCAGATGCTTGAATTTGCATTGCATGCAGTACCTGCAAAACTGAAAGATGAAGTATATGCAAATATAGAAAAATTCACTCCATTCTCAAATGGCATTCTCCTTTTCTACGGACTATGTGGCAACATCTTAAGGGATGTTGAGAAGGATTTTGAAGATCATAAGTGCAGAGTTGCCATCCTGAAAGAACCAAACGGTGAAATTATCGATGATTGTATCGGAGCCGTACTTGGGGGCAGGGACGCTTACCTCCAGACCCTGAAAAGTTTCAACGGGGAAGGAACGTTTTTCCTTACACCCATGTGGGCAGCTAACTGGAGAGATATGCTTGTATCATCTGGTTTTGGAAAGGATCCAAACGATATTGAAACATCCCGATTTGTTTTTGAGACGGTGGGTTACGTGCATGTTGCCAAGGTTGAAACCGGACTGCATTATGAGAAAGACTTCGATGCACAGGTCAATGAGTTTGCAGAACTCTTTGAATTTGACATTATGAATATTCCTGCAAGTCTTAGTACCCTCAAAGCCTGTTATGCAAATGTTCGGGATGCGGTCCTTGAAGGATAA
- a CDS encoding adenylyltransferase/cytidyltransferase family protein, translated as MQTGDILTRVLATGTFDLLHPGHLFFLEEAKKLGDELYVIVARDSKIEHKPKPIIPEEQRVRMITALKVVDYAILGSEGDMFEPLEEIQPDIIALGHDQVFDSDKLKEELAKRGFASEITRIEKSEACRFCSSGKIIKEILKRYGKKD; from the coding sequence ATTCAAACAGGTGATATTTTGACGAGAGTACTTGCAACCGGCACATTTGACCTTCTTCATCCCGGCCATCTCTTTTTTCTTGAGGAAGCAAAAAAGCTGGGCGATGAGTTGTACGTAATCGTTGCAAGGGATTCCAAAATAGAGCATAAACCTAAACCCATTATTCCCGAAGAACAGAGAGTCAGGATGATTACAGCATTAAAAGTTGTGGATTATGCAATCTTAGGAAGTGAAGGCGATATGTTTGAGCCTCTTGAAGAAATCCAGCCTGACATAATAGCTCTTGGACATGATCAGGTTTTTGATTCCGACAAACTCAAAGAAGAACTTGCAAAAAGAGGATTTGCATCCGAAATTACAAGAATCGAAAAATCAGAAGCCTGCAGATTCTGCAGCAGTGGAAAGATCATAAAAGAAATTCTGAAAAGATATGGAAAAAAGGATTAA
- a CDS encoding pyridoxal phosphate-dependent aminotransferase, which translates to MSSSRLKRVGESPTIRIANIASQMKSDGIDVISFSLGEPDFDTPKHISDAASEALYNGATHYAPSPGIPELREAIANKLVSENGLEAKASDILVTPGAKQAIFEIMMSVLDDGDEAIIFDPAWVSYDPCISFAGANTTWVPTDPDNGFMPVDVADYITDKTRIIVVNSPCNPTGGVFSQKELKNIADLAIDHDLLVLSDEIYEKIVYDRKHLSIGAMDGMQDRTITVNGFSKAYAMTGWRLGYVHANPELLQGFKKIHSHSVSSATTFAQYGGVAALEGPQEPVMEMVDEFRKRRDILIDGLNAIGIKCNKPDGAFYAFADVSEYGDGDTIAEKLLSEAHVALTPGSAFGASGKNFVRISYATSQERIREALKRIEDCLL; encoded by the coding sequence AGCCAGATGAAAAGCGATGGAATTGATGTCATAAGCTTTAGTCTTGGAGAACCTGATTTTGACACTCCAAAACACATATCAGATGCTGCAAGTGAGGCACTTTACAATGGTGCTACCCATTATGCTCCATCTCCCGGGATCCCTGAATTAAGGGAAGCCATTGCCAACAAGCTTGTATCCGAAAACGGGCTTGAAGCAAAAGCATCCGACATACTTGTTACTCCTGGTGCCAAACAGGCAATTTTTGAAATAATGATGTCTGTTCTTGACGACGGTGATGAGGCCATTATTTTTGATCCGGCCTGGGTGTCTTATGATCCATGTATCAGCTTTGCAGGTGCAAACACGACCTGGGTTCCAACAGATCCAGACAACGGGTTTATGCCTGTGGATGTAGCTGACTACATTACGGATAAAACCCGTATTATCGTGGTAAACAGCCCATGCAATCCTACTGGGGGTGTTTTTAGCCAGAAAGAACTCAAGAACATTGCAGATCTGGCAATTGATCACGATCTTCTCGTACTTTCCGATGAAATCTATGAGAAAATTGTGTACGATCGCAAGCACCTTAGCATCGGGGCGATGGACGGGATGCAGGATCGTACAATCACAGTAAATGGTTTCTCCAAAGCTTATGCAATGACAGGCTGGAGACTTGGTTATGTCCACGCCAATCCGGAACTTCTTCAGGGATTCAAGAAGATTCATTCCCATTCAGTAAGCAGCGCGACCACTTTTGCCCAATATGGGGGAGTGGCTGCACTGGAAGGTCCACAGGAACCTGTAATGGAGATGGTGGACGAATTCAGGAAGAGGCGCGACATTCTTATTGACGGTTTGAATGCAATTGGAATCAAGTGCAACAAACCTGATGGTGCTTTCTACGCATTTGCAGACGTCAGTGAATATGGTGATGGTGACACCATCGCAGAAAAACTGCTTTCCGAAGCTCACGTTGCTTTAACCCCTGGTTCTGCATTTGGTGCAAGTGGTAAGAATTTCGTAAGGATTTCCTACGCGACTTCACAGGAAAGAATAAGGGAAGCCCTGAAAAGGATTGAAGATTGTCTGCTTTAA